The following proteins come from a genomic window of Amaranthus tricolor cultivar Red isolate AtriRed21 chromosome 14, ASM2621246v1, whole genome shotgun sequence:
- the LOC130799570 gene encoding uncharacterized protein LOC130799570 — translation MENAIAWNVRGLNGHEKQKDVARLLLKRKIGLVALLETKIKPDKFDNVYSHVFQGWCVAGNLNLHKEGRILILWLDSQFTVDVKHVTEQCIHLKAVNLTLNSTFECTFVYAHNDAKSREKLWTDLISIKNSMNEAWLLAGDFNCPLFQEDRIGNEVRFAELRDFKECTLTCEIQDLPYIGNKYTWSNKQQGDRRVLCKIDRCLVNLSWMEKFPDSSVNFLPEQDFDHSPALISFDNRSTNNRRPFMFYDMWTHHTTFADTVTQTWSKEVTGTPMYCLVKKLKALKFGLKSLNRSHYSNIEERMYEAQKNLLARQKDVHSQPHNIDLIAEEKRAAEAYKEAKKAYNSFTHQRAKMHWLKEGDANTKFFHQSIKARKFQQRVLAIQDKNGVTQKGPELVQKAFEDFYVDLIGTEMLSRTSIQEGIIGKGEVVSD, via the coding sequence ATGGAGAACGCCATCGCATGGAATGTTAGAGGCCTTAATGGCCATGAAAAGCAGAAGGATGTTGCTAGACTTCTGCTTAAGCGCAAGATTGGGCTTGTTGCTCTCCTGGAAACTAAAATTAAACCTGATAAATTTGATAATGTTTATTCTCATGTTTTTCAGGGTTGGTGTGTTGCCGGTAACCTCAATCTCCATAAAGAGGGTAGGATTCTAATCTTGTGGTTGGATAGCCAGTTTACTGTTGACGTTAAGCATGTAACGGAGCAATGCATTCATCTAAAAGCTGTTAACCTCACTTTGAACTCCACATTTGAGTGCACTTTTGTATATGCTCATAATGATGCTAAAAGCAGGGAGAAGCTTTGGACCGATCTAATATCAATCAAAAACTCCATGAATGAAGCCTGGCTTCTTGCTGGTGACTTTAACTGCCCATTGTTCCAAGAGGATAGGATTGGAAATGAAGTCAGGTTTGCTGAACTCAGGGACTTTAAGGAGTGTACGTTGACTTGTGAGATCCAAGACCTTCCATACATTGGAAACAAGTACACATGGAGTAATAAGCAGCAGGGTGATAGGAGAGTGTTGTGCAAGATTGACAGATGCCTTGTCAACCTCAGCTGGATGGAGAAATTCCCTGACTCTTCTGTAAACTTTTTGCCTGAGCAGGACTTTGATCACTCCCCTGCTCTCATTTCTTTTGATAATAGGTCCACTAACAACAGGAGGCCTTTTATGTTTTATGATATGTGGACTCACCATACTACTTTTGCAGATACAGTCACTCAGACTTGGAGCAAGGAGGTTACTGGAACGCCAATGTATTGCCTTGTGAAGAAACTCAAAGCCTTGAAGTTTGGGCTGAAAAGCCTAAACAGGAGTCACTACAGCAATATTGAGGAGAGAATGTATGAAGCCCAAAAAAATCTCTTGGCGCGCCAGAAGGATGTTCACTCCCAGCCTCACAACATTGACCTCATTGCAGAGGAGAAGAGGGCAGCTGAAGCTTACAAGGAAGCTAAAAAGGCATACAACAGCTTCACTCACCAGAGGGCTAAGATGCATTGGTTGAAGGAAGGTGATGCTAACACTAAGTTCTTCCACCAAAGTATCAAGGCAAGGAAGTTCCAGCAGAGAGTGCTTGCAATTCAAGACAAGAATGGAGTTACACAGAAAGGCCCAGAGCTAGTTCAGAAAGCATTTGAAGATTTCTATGTAGATTTGATTGGTACGGAAATGCTATCCAGAACCTCCATTCAGGAAGGAATAATCGGCAAAGGTGAAGTTGTTAGTGATTAG